In Lachnospiraceae bacterium, the DNA window CCTTGTAAATTGCTTTCCTTTTAGGTGTTGATAAACCATAAAATGAAAACAAATTCCTCATATACGCCGCCATTTTTACAGCATTTTCATCATCTCTATTTGCTTCAAATTTTTCTTTTAGTTCAAGGTATATATCCATTTCCATTCCTTTCACACTTCCACATTCCGATTTTCTCAATTCTCCAAACTTGAATTTATCGATTTCTTTATTATCTAATCTGTTAATAATCTATCCAACAGCATCTGCCTATTATTTATAAACATTTCTGTTACCTGGTAACTCTCTGTATCCTCATATTCGCACAGATGTATGCGTCCATTATCAAAACAATAGATATCTGCATCTGGTATTCCTAACAAAATTGGCGAATGCGTAACTATAATAAACTGTGCTCCCTCTTTTGCACATCTGTATATTTGCATCAACAATGTAAGCTGTCTCTGCGGCGATAATGCAGCTTCCGGCTCGTCAAAAAGATACAAGCCATTTGGATTCATATTATTCTGTGCTAATGCGAGAAAACTCTCTCCATGTGATTTTTCATGATATTTAGCGGAAGGATGTGTAATATCTGCATATTCTTCTTCCTGCGTTGCTACATTATAAAAGCTTTCTGCCCTAAGAAAATATCCCCACTTTTCCTTCCGATAGCCTTTGGCAATTCTTATCGCATCACACAACTCTGAATGTGTATCATGCGTAGAAAAAACATAATTCTTCGTTCCACCCTCAGGATTAAAACCATGTGCTACGGCAAGTGCTTCCAATAAAGTTGATTTACCGCTGCCATTTTCCCCTACAAAAAAAGTAATTGGTTTGTTAAAATCAAGTTTTTCAACTCCCTTAAAAGCCCTGATTCCCTTCAGATAACTATCCTTATCAATTTTATCCCAATCAAATATTACTCCTTGTATGAATTGATCATTCACCTAATCACCTCCTTGTAAAAAACACTTTCTAATCCCCATCTTCTTGCCCTTTAGACAAGAAGCATTCTTCACCTTCAGTTCGGTCAATTACAATTTTAATGTTTCTATTATGTAAAGGTCAAATCCTTCGCTCCACGCCAAATACAGCGCCGCTTATTTGCGGCGCTTGTAACACTCAGCCGGAAGGTCTTTCGACCATGGCATAAGTGGTTCTAACTTTTTTTCGTCTATACTTCCATCGGCACGAACAACCCGTGTCAGCTCTGTCAACAAATGTTTCATGTAATAGTAGACATTCAGGCCATTCGCCCGGGCGGTCTCCGTAACACTGTAAATGATTGCACTGGCATCAGCTCCTCGTACCGTATTGATGGTCATCCAGTTTTTACGGCCAATCGTGAAAGTTCTCAGCGCACGTTCGCTGGCCAGGTTATCAATCGGTACTTCTCCATCTGACAGGAATACTTTCAGATATGCTTCCTGATTCAGGCAATAGTTGATGCCTTTGGCTGTTTCACTCTTTGGAAGCACCGACCGGTCCGCCTGTATCTTTCGGAGCCAGGCAAAGAATTCTTCAACCAGAGGCTTGATGGAAGCCTGCCGCTCATTTAAGCGTTCTTCTGGAGTCAGTTCCTTTAAAGCTCCTTCCAGGTCATAAATGGCACCAATTCGTACCAGTGCTTTATACGCAACAGACGCCTCGACCGCTTCTGGATTACTTTTTCCAATTGCCTTAATCGCATTTGCGAAGTGGCGCCTTGCGTGAGACATGCAATTCGCATTCTTCACACCAGCAAGATCCCGCTCCAGCTTATGATACTGTTCCAGGCCATCAGTCACAAGAACACCGTCAAAGTCCTTATAATACGCTTTCGGATGATCGCTGTGTCGTGTCTTCTGGTATTCATACACAATGATTGGCGGCACAGGACTTAACTCTCCAGTGATGTGAACCCACATATATCTTTTACTGCCTGCAGGTCTGCCGTCATGAATTACATCTACAGGTGTTTCATCACTCTGATTTACATGTGCTTCCAGCTGACGTTTTCTCATGAGATCACACACTGGCAATAAATAGCGTTCAGCTGTCCACACCGTCCAGTTCGACATCGTCTGTTTGGACAGATCCAGGCCGTTTGCCTGGAAGTCTCTGGAAATACGGTCAAGCGGATTGCTGTTTACATACTTGGCGTTGATGATTGCGGCTTCAAGAGAAGGAGTAGCAATGCTTCCCCTGAACATCGTTTCCGGGTGATCACCACGAAGAAATTCATCCTGATGCGCACCATCTGTTCCAACATACACTTTTATGATGTGTTTTTCAGCAGTCCATTTGGCCGGTTCGAAACGAAGCTGCCAGAAAATCTCATCCGGCATACTTTTCCAGTTTTCTTCACCGAAAGCCTCATTCAGTTCCTGTTCCGGTATATCATGAAGGATTACTTCCTGCGGAAAATCCTTCAGGTCTTCTTCACGCTGGCCTTTTTTCTTAGGCTTTCGCGGTACCTTTCTGGATGAATCAATGACCTCTTCCACAGTCGGTTCCTTGGCTGTTCCATCATAATTCGCTTCTGCCTCATTAAAAAAAGAAAGCTGGCCTGCGATATCATCCAGTTTTTCCGTATGGCGGCCGAAGCGCTGCTGATTTGCCAGCCGGATCTGCTCTACGAGGTTTTCATAGTTGTGTTCCAGTCGGTCAAGCCGGTCCTGCATCTGGTAGATGACATCGTCCTTAGTTTTATGATCCATCTTGTTCAGTTCATCTGGAGTGAATTTTTTGCACATGATATCCGCCTTTCTTACTAACGGTAGTATAGCAGAAATCTGTGACAAATGCGAATCAGCTTTCAGGCCGAGTTCGTCATTTTTTCCTGCCACGAAAGTCATCCGAATTCGTATGTCAGCCTTTGGAAATATAGGGTTTTCAAGGTGCAATTGCATCGTTCCTGCCTGATAGCAGACGAATGAATTGTTCTGATCCGGTCATCCATTGTAAACGATAGCAGTTCTTTTCAGTACCAAAACAGAAAATATATTTTCTCTGTTTTATACAAACGTTTCAATAGATATTTTTCGGATCGACATCTTTGATTTTGGGATCCAGGGGATTTAAAAGGCATGCCATATATAATGCCAAAGACAAGCTCTAAGAAATTCAGACAGAAAATTCGAGACATCAAGGTATGGTTATATGCGAATAGAGACCAACCGCTAAAGAAACTAATGGGTATGCTAAATCTGAAACTAATAGGTCATTATAGGTACTATGGCATAAGTTTTAATGGCAGAATGATTTCAAACTACAAACAACAAGTGAGAGAACTTCTGTTTAAGGTGCTGAATAGACGAAGTGACAGAAAGAGTTATACAAGAGAAGGATTCATTGAAATGCTGAAATATTATACATTGGCAATGCCAAAGATTTATGTCAGCTTGTTTTGAGACTGTAAATATTATTATGAAGAGCCGTATGCGAGAAAGCCGCACGTACGGTTCTGTGAGGGGCTTACATTGTGAGGTGTAAGTCTACTCGACTGTGGAACTGCCTTATTTATTTTTGTAGGAGATATGACGATATAATATATAGTAATTATAGTAATGATTTGGTTTTAAACGGAGTTTTAGTTTATTTACAAGGAGGTTTTTGTATGTCGATGAATATTAGTGGATGCTACCAAGCACATCTGCAGTCCACTTCGCAGTCATTGTTACGGTTCCCGTGCTGCCGGCCGGAATGTTCTCCGGTTCCCATCCCGTAAAAGTATAGTTTTTCTTCGCCGGAGCTGGCGGCGTGTATCCATAATCA includes these proteins:
- a CDS encoding AAA family ATPase, which produces MNDQFIQGVIFDWDKIDKDSYLKGIRAFKGVEKLDFNKPITFFVGENGSGKSTLLEALAVAHGFNPEGGTKNYVFSTHDTHSELCDAIRIAKGYRKEKWGYFLRAESFYNVATQEEEYADITHPSAKYHEKSHGESFLALAQNNMNPNGLYLFDEPEAALSPQRQLTLLMQIYRCAKEGAQFIIVTHSPILLGIPDADIYCFDNGRIHLCEYEDTESYQVTEMFINNRQMLLDRLLTD
- a CDS encoding IS66 family transposase, which encodes MCKKFTPDELNKMDHKTKDDVIYQMQDRLDRLEHNYENLVEQIRLANQQRFGRHTEKLDDIAGQLSFFNEAEANYDGTAKEPTVEEVIDSSRKVPRKPKKKGQREEDLKDFPQEVILHDIPEQELNEAFGEENWKSMPDEIFWQLRFEPAKWTAEKHIIKVYVGTDGAHQDEFLRGDHPETMFRGSIATPSLEAAIINAKYVNSNPLDRISRDFQANGLDLSKQTMSNWTVWTAERYLLPVCDLMRKRQLEAHVNQSDETPVDVIHDGRPAGSKRYMWVHITGELSPVPPIIVYEYQKTRHSDHPKAYYKDFDGVLVTDGLEQYHKLERDLAGVKNANCMSHARRHFANAIKAIGKSNPEAVEASVAYKALVRIGAIYDLEGALKELTPEERLNERQASIKPLVEEFFAWLRKIQADRSVLPKSETAKGINYCLNQEAYLKVFLSDGEVPIDNLASERALRTFTIGRKNWMTINTVRGADASAIIYSVTETARANGLNVYYYMKHLLTELTRVVRADGSIDEKKLEPLMPWSKDLPAECYKRRK